One genomic window of Fusibacter sp. A1 includes the following:
- a CDS encoding ATP-binding cassette domain-containing protein: MAIIEVNNLVKHYKVKTKAPGFKGSIQSLLNPQYQEVNAVGGISFSVDQGEILAFIGPNGAGKSTTIKMLTGILHPTSGDMSVLGMNPTRDRKKLAYEIGTVFGQKSQLWFHLPALDSFQLLGKIYEIEPNRLKKRIDLLKELFDIGDLMNIPVRKLSLGQRVRCEIAASILHEPQLIFLDEPTIGLDVVVKQKIRELILQLNKETKTTIFLTSHDAGDIEQLCKRAMIINHGEVVLDESIKSLKYNYLNKKVISIKYEEPIQLAHPHLNIIKHKGNGLKVEVDTSCQNIDDVLTDLIKLGKVNDITITEAPLEEIISTIYLKKKSG; encoded by the coding sequence ATGGCAATCATCGAAGTAAACAACCTAGTCAAGCATTACAAAGTAAAGACAAAAGCACCTGGATTCAAAGGGAGTATTCAGTCGCTTTTGAATCCCCAGTATCAGGAGGTCAATGCGGTAGGCGGAATATCCTTTTCTGTAGATCAGGGGGAGATCCTCGCATTTATCGGACCGAACGGGGCAGGAAAATCCACGACCATCAAGATGCTCACAGGAATCCTGCATCCGACTTCCGGTGACATGTCGGTCTTGGGGATGAATCCCACGCGGGACAGGAAAAAGCTTGCCTATGAGATCGGTACGGTGTTCGGGCAAAAATCGCAGCTATGGTTCCATCTACCTGCGCTTGATAGTTTTCAGCTACTGGGTAAGATTTACGAGATAGAACCCAATAGGCTCAAAAAACGTATCGATCTCTTAAAGGAACTATTCGACATTGGAGATTTGATGAACATACCTGTGAGAAAACTGTCGCTTGGGCAGAGGGTCAGATGTGAGATCGCAGCGTCCATTCTACATGAACCGCAGCTCATATTTTTGGACGAGCCGACAATCGGACTCGATGTGGTGGTCAAGCAAAAGATCAGGGAGCTGATCCTACAACTGAACAAGGAAACGAAAACAACCATATTTTTAACTTCACATGACGCCGGCGATATCGAACAGCTTTGCAAGCGCGCGATGATCATCAATCACGGTGAAGTCGTTTTGGATGAGTCGATCAAGAGTTTAAAATACAATTACTTGAATAAAAAAGTCATCAGCATCAAATACGAGGAGCCCATCCAGCTTGCGCATCCTCATCTGAACATCATCAAACACAAGGGCAACGGACTTAAGGTAGAAGTGGACACCAGTTGCCAGAACATAGACGATGTGCTCACAGACCTTATCAAGCTTGGTAAAGTGAACGACATCACCATCACAGAAGCACCGCTTGAAGAGATCATCAGTACGATCTATCTTAAGAAGAAAAGTGGGTGA
- a CDS encoding lipopolysaccharide assembly protein LapA domain-containing protein: MQKNIVIILLCSIGIAVFAILNAGAVPVNLIFTKVNVSAALVILISASLGAIIVYFLDTVSRMKSKKSKKEFEKMLLKMTNENQQLKEQIEDLNAELIECQVNLKNSVKKASGKKELIKEVEGTNQ, translated from the coding sequence ATGCAAAAGAATATCGTGATTATTTTATTATGTTCAATAGGAATTGCGGTCTTTGCGATTCTTAATGCGGGCGCTGTGCCTGTTAATTTGATTTTTACTAAAGTCAATGTTTCTGCGGCGCTTGTGATTCTTATTTCAGCGAGCTTAGGCGCCATCATCGTATACTTTTTAGATACGGTCAGCAGAATGAAGTCGAAAAAGTCAAAAAAAGAGTTTGAAAAGATGTTATTGAAGATGACCAATGAAAATCAACAATTAAAAGAACAGATTGAGGATTTGAATGCCGAGCTGATTGAATGTCAAGTCAATTTGAAGAACTCGGTGAAGAAAGCTAGCGGCAAGAAAGAACTCATTAAAGAGGTTGAAGGTACAAACCAATAA
- a CDS encoding ABC transporter permease has protein sequence MFKEAKGALRLMGHYMKFNLAAMMEYRMSFIIQTLGMVLNNSAFIFFWWILFNTVENIGGYGFEDVMRIWALTSTAFGLSNIFFGNTRFITQIIMTGELDTYLLQPKDPIINLICSKSNLSSWGDAVYGLILISLVEQFAVPKIALFLLLSMTGALLFTAVMITFHSLSFYAGNMEAFAGLMTEFMVTFSIYPEGIFGGALKWVLYTLVPVAFLVYLPRSIIMNFNLARLLLVLLAVTLWIMVAYVSFYRGLKRYESGNLIVNRV, from the coding sequence ATGTTCAAGGAGGCTAAAGGCGCCCTAAGACTGATGGGCCATTATATGAAGTTCAACCTAGCTGCGATGATGGAGTATAGGATGAGCTTTATCATACAAACACTGGGAATGGTACTTAACAATTCAGCGTTCATCTTTTTCTGGTGGATTCTCTTTAATACGGTGGAAAACATCGGCGGATATGGATTTGAAGATGTCATGCGTATTTGGGCGCTGACATCCACTGCATTCGGCCTTTCGAATATCTTTTTCGGCAATACAAGATTCATCACTCAAATCATTATGACTGGCGAGCTGGACACCTATCTGCTACAGCCCAAGGATCCGATCATCAATTTGATCTGCTCAAAATCAAACCTCTCATCATGGGGAGATGCTGTTTACGGACTGATACTGATCTCACTTGTTGAACAATTCGCGGTACCTAAGATCGCACTCTTTCTTCTGCTGAGCATGACCGGAGCGCTTTTGTTTACAGCGGTGATGATCACGTTCCATTCGCTTAGCTTTTATGCTGGAAACATGGAGGCGTTTGCAGGACTGATGACAGAGTTCATGGTCACATTCAGCATCTACCCCGAAGGCATATTTGGCGGAGCCCTGAAGTGGGTCTTGTATACTTTGGTTCCAGTCGCTTTTTTAGTGTACCTGCCAAGAAGCATCATCATGAACTTCAATTTAGCCCGATTGCTCTTGGTGCTGCTGGCCGTAACGCTATGGATCATGGTCGCATATGTGTCGTTCTACCGTGGACTTAAACGCTATGAGTCCGGAAATTTGATAGTGAATAGGGTCTAG
- a CDS encoding YkgJ family cysteine cluster protein — MNTRLDQLTDLYRKLDETITNHYKGKRLQPPCSKGCSSCCSQFFEISELEFAVIKEQVDSLSQTEKNELSLRAETLMDLFRENWPDFHETYFSKQTIDVVNDDYYQHPDRYEVTLPCVFLSNEGSCTIYESRPITCRTTGVAYQHRINFGSVCDYIRLGVLTPLWQANLIPFKQDIDSFKWLNDLDTGASKRQYPMFYYMYDYLVGRE, encoded by the coding sequence ATGAACACAAGACTTGATCAACTAACAGACCTATATCGGAAACTTGATGAAACCATCACGAATCATTATAAAGGCAAAAGGCTTCAACCCCCTTGCTCTAAGGGCTGCTCCTCATGCTGCAGTCAGTTTTTTGAAATATCCGAACTTGAATTCGCAGTCATCAAAGAGCAAGTAGACAGCCTTAGCCAAACCGAAAAAAACGAACTGAGTCTGAGAGCCGAAACACTAATGGACCTGTTCAGAGAAAATTGGCCGGACTTTCATGAAACGTACTTCTCAAAGCAGACCATCGACGTAGTAAACGATGACTATTATCAGCACCCCGACAGATATGAAGTGACCCTTCCATGTGTCTTTCTTTCAAATGAAGGAAGCTGTACCATCTATGAAAGCCGTCCTATCACCTGTCGTACAACAGGTGTTGCCTACCAGCATCGTATCAACTTCGGATCCGTATGCGACTATATCAGATTAGGTGTCCTCACTCCACTATGGCAGGCAAATCTCATTCCATTCAAACAGGATATCGATTCTTTTAAATGGTTGAACGACCTTGATACCGGCGCATCCAAAAGACAGTACCCCATGTTTTACTACATGTATGACTACCTTGTAGGTAGGGAATAA
- a CDS encoding ABC-2 family transporter protein, which yields MRKIDKYFEVMKITLSNKLVYFWDYLSNNLFFVFIMFVYWMLWKAIFASKGDVVGGFTLNSIMWYLVVTELVTLSRPNVHMQITKDVKDGSIAYLLNKPYDYILYNFSLFLGETGIKLMTNGLVGLLVGLVFVGPLNGANLLYLPFVLVSIVLGCMLNFFIYMTLALTAFWFEENQAFFWIYSKLVFTMGGMLIPIDLFPEWLQKIAVYMPFAYVTYVPARLAVHFDMGLFISNVSVQLCYVVTFYLLANVLYRKGARQLNVQGG from the coding sequence ATGAGGAAGATAGATAAGTATTTTGAAGTGATGAAGATCACCTTGTCGAACAAGCTGGTCTACTTTTGGGACTATCTTAGCAACAATCTGTTTTTTGTATTCATCATGTTCGTGTACTGGATGCTCTGGAAGGCCATTTTTGCTAGTAAAGGCGATGTGGTAGGCGGTTTTACACTCAACAGCATCATGTGGTATCTGGTGGTCACTGAACTGGTCACTTTGTCTAGGCCTAACGTGCACATGCAGATCACAAAGGATGTGAAGGACGGCAGCATCGCCTACTTATTGAACAAGCCTTATGACTATATCCTATACAATTTTTCTTTGTTTTTAGGTGAGACAGGAATCAAGCTGATGACAAACGGCTTAGTGGGTCTCCTTGTAGGACTAGTGTTTGTCGGTCCGTTAAATGGGGCGAATCTGCTGTACCTGCCATTTGTGCTGGTTTCAATTGTGCTCGGTTGCATGCTCAATTTTTTCATCTACATGACCCTCGCGCTTACCGCATTTTGGTTTGAGGAAAACCAGGCCTTCTTTTGGATCTATTCGAAGCTTGTGTTTACCATGGGAGGAATGCTGATTCCTATTGATCTTTTCCCGGAGTGGCTGCAAAAGATCGCTGTGTATATGCCTTTCGCCTATGTCACCTATGTTCCGGCGAGATTAGCCGTACATTTTGACATGGGGCTCTTTATCAGCAATGTCAGCGTTCAGTTGTGCTATGTAGTGACGTTCTATCTATTGGCTAATGTGCTTTACAGAAAGGGGGCTCGACAACTCAATGTTCAAGGAGGCTAA
- a CDS encoding DUF2892 domain-containing protein: MFLVNGKGSIIRLIAGIFVLGSVILSVTVSQYFLYFTGLVGTMLIISATTGFCPMELILKAFKVEMRTVVKTSDSINSKSA; the protein is encoded by the coding sequence ATGTTTCTAGTAAATGGAAAAGGATCTATCATTCGATTGATCGCAGGAATTTTTGTCTTAGGCAGCGTCATCCTGAGTGTTACAGTAAGCCAGTATTTCTTATATTTCACCGGCCTAGTAGGAACCATGCTCATTATCTCAGCGACAACGGGCTTCTGTCCGATGGAGCTTATACTTAAAGCTTTTAAGGTAGAAATGAGAACCGTGGTCAAAACTTCGGACTCGATAAATAGCAAGTCTGCATAA